One window of the Chryseobacterium sp. CY350 genome contains the following:
- the amaB gene encoding L-piperidine-6-carboxylate dehydrogenase — translation MSKKIKDFGIEKSLKNLGIKAENKGTSTGGKFFASGKNIESYSPSDGKLIGIIKTSSEKDYDKVIETAQQAFKEFRMIPAPKRGEFVRQLGQKLREYKDDLGKLVSYEMGKSLQEGLGEVQEMIDICDFAVGLSRQLHGYTMHSERPGHRMYEQYHPLGVVGVITAFNFPVAVWAWNTALAWICGNVTIWKPSEKTPFCAIACQNIMMEVLKENNLPEGISSVLVADHEIGQKLVDDKRISLISFTGSTKVGRMVSSKVAERFGKSILELGGNNAIIISKDADLDMSIIGAVFGAVGTAGQRCTSTRRLIIHEDVYEEVKNRLVKAYGQLKIGNPLDENMHVGPLIDVQAVNQYEMAIENCIQEGGQFVVEGGVLKGKNYESGCYVKPCIAEVENSFQIVQHETFAPILYLIKYKTLEEAIEIQNDVPQGLSSAIMTQNLREAELFLSQAGSDCGIANVNIGTSGAEIGGAFGGEKETGGGRESGSDVWKYYMRRQTNTINYTANLPLAQGIKFDL, via the coding sequence ATGTCAAAAAAAATCAAAGATTTCGGAATAGAAAAATCTTTAAAAAACCTCGGGATAAAAGCTGAAAATAAAGGAACTTCTACAGGAGGTAAATTTTTTGCTTCCGGGAAAAACATCGAAAGTTATTCGCCCTCAGATGGAAAACTGATCGGAATCATAAAAACATCATCGGAAAAAGATTATGACAAAGTAATAGAAACTGCACAGCAGGCTTTCAAAGAATTTAGAATGATACCTGCTCCCAAAAGAGGAGAGTTTGTAAGACAGCTGGGTCAGAAATTAAGAGAATATAAAGACGATTTGGGGAAACTTGTTTCTTATGAAATGGGAAAATCTTTGCAGGAAGGTCTTGGTGAAGTTCAGGAAATGATTGATATCTGTGATTTCGCAGTCGGACTTTCGAGACAGCTTCATGGTTACACAATGCATTCTGAAAGACCGGGACATAGAATGTACGAGCAATATCATCCACTTGGAGTTGTTGGTGTGATTACCGCTTTCAACTTTCCTGTTGCTGTATGGGCATGGAATACTGCTTTAGCTTGGATTTGCGGAAACGTTACCATCTGGAAACCGTCAGAAAAAACGCCTTTCTGTGCTATTGCCTGCCAGAATATTATGATGGAGGTTTTAAAAGAAAATAATCTTCCGGAAGGTATTTCAAGTGTTTTGGTTGCAGATCACGAAATAGGGCAAAAATTAGTTGATGACAAAAGAATATCGTTGATTTCTTTCACCGGTTCTACAAAAGTAGGAAGAATGGTTTCCTCTAAAGTAGCTGAAAGATTCGGGAAATCTATACTTGAGCTTGGCGGAAACAATGCAATTATCATTTCGAAAGATGCAGATCTGGATATGTCAATTATCGGTGCTGTTTTTGGCGCGGTAGGAACAGCAGGACAGAGATGTACATCGACAAGAAGACTGATCATTCACGAAGATGTCTATGAAGAAGTGAAAAATCGTTTGGTAAAAGCTTACGGGCAGTTGAAAATCGGGAATCCTTTAGATGAAAATATGCATGTGGGACCACTGATCGACGTACAAGCAGTAAATCAATATGAAATGGCCATTGAAAACTGTATTCAGGAAGGCGGTCAATTTGTTGTAGAAGGTGGTGTTTTGAAAGGTAAGAATTATGAGTCCGGCTGTTATGTAAAACCTTGTATCGCTGAAGTTGAAAATTCTTTCCAGATTGTACAACACGAGACTTTTGCTCCGATTTTATATTTAATTAAATACAAAACTTTAGAAGAAGCCATCGAAATTCAGAATGATGTTCCGCAAGGATTATCATCTGCTATCATGACACAGAATTTGAGAGAAGCTGAATTGTTTCTTTCTCAGGCTGGTTCAGATTGTGGAATTGCCAACGTTAACATTGGAACTTCCGGTGCTGAAATCGGTGGAGCTTTCGGAGGTGAAAAAGAGACAGGTGGTGGTAGAGAATCTGGTTCGGATGTCTGGAAATATTACATGAGAAGACAGACCAATACAATTAATTACACTGCAAATCTACCGCTGGCTCAGGGAATTAAATTCGATTTATAA